A DNA window from Methanomassiliicoccus sp. contains the following coding sequences:
- a CDS encoding ATP-binding protein, with translation MVGIMGLLEEKKARRYVQLSNERGNTEAWYRSLYENLDEGFIVLEVIRDERGEPVDAVILDANPSWEKTVGHDLQVEGGKWTRSLMDRIDPMLLTTLGRVEATGLKEVHEGRVQDSEMILETQVFRLGPGRVGVLVREVTERKWAEEVLTEIEASRRTSEALGAERQRLYDVLEGLPVMVSLITRDHRILFANRAFRERFGDYHGRPCYECRYGQSRPCTFCESFRVFETGKPHYWEVQAPDGSIIEAYDFPFTDVDGWPMVLEMDLDVTEKRQAEDMLKKAADELRRSNAELQQFAYVASHDLREPLRMVISHLELLEKKYDGRVMDEKAKEYLHYAIEGADRMRRMIADLLLYSRIDIQERTEEQVDMDGVLAAVLGDLKNYIEESGATVTSDPLPPVEADRMQMLQLLENLVVNAIKFRGQEAPRVHLSANQRDSEWVFSVRDNGIGIDPHMQDEVFHMFHRLHNDNEYEGTGIGLAISKKIVERHGGRIWFESEPGKGTTFLFSLPVVQRGPG, from the coding sequence TTGGTCGGCATCATGGGTCTGCTAGAGGAGAAGAAAGCCAGAAGGTACGTTCAACTGTCCAACGAACGAGGAAACACGGAAGCCTGGTACCGTTCCCTGTACGAGAACTTGGATGAGGGTTTCATCGTCCTAGAGGTCATCAGGGACGAGCGCGGAGAACCCGTCGACGCGGTGATCCTCGATGCCAACCCCAGCTGGGAAAAGACCGTCGGTCATGATCTCCAGGTAGAGGGAGGCAAGTGGACGCGGAGCCTGATGGATAGGATCGACCCGATGCTGCTCACGACTTTGGGCCGGGTCGAGGCTACCGGGCTCAAGGAGGTCCATGAAGGCCGGGTTCAAGATTCCGAGATGATCCTGGAGACTCAGGTGTTCAGGCTCGGCCCGGGAAGGGTAGGGGTACTTGTCAGAGAGGTAACCGAGAGAAAGTGGGCCGAGGAGGTACTGACGGAGATTGAGGCGAGCCGCAGGACCTCCGAAGCATTGGGGGCCGAGCGGCAGAGGCTCTACGATGTTCTCGAAGGATTGCCGGTGATGGTGAGCCTGATCACCCGCGATCATCGCATCCTCTTCGCCAACCGGGCGTTCCGCGAGAGGTTCGGAGATTATCATGGCCGACCCTGCTACGAATGCCGCTATGGGCAGAGTAGACCATGCACCTTTTGCGAATCCTTCAGAGTGTTCGAGACCGGAAAGCCCCATTACTGGGAGGTCCAGGCTCCGGACGGCAGCATCATCGAAGCATATGATTTCCCCTTCACCGACGTCGACGGGTGGCCCATGGTCCTGGAGATGGACCTGGATGTTACTGAGAAGAGGCAGGCGGAGGACATGTTGAAGAAGGCCGCCGATGAGCTGCGCCGCTCCAACGCCGAGCTGCAGCAGTTCGCTTACGTCGCCTCGCACGATCTACGCGAGCCGTTGCGTATGGTGATCTCCCACCTCGAACTGTTGGAAAAGAAGTATGACGGCAGGGTGATGGACGAGAAAGCCAAGGAGTATCTGCACTATGCCATAGAGGGGGCCGACCGCATGCGGCGGATGATTGCCGATCTTCTCCTGTACTCCAGGATTGATATCCAGGAAAGAACAGAGGAACAGGTCGACATGGATGGAGTCCTCGCCGCGGTGCTTGGGGATCTGAAGAATTACATCGAGGAGAGCGGGGCAACGGTCACCAGCGATCCCCTGCCTCCCGTCGAGGCGGACAGGATGCAGATGCTGCAGCTGCTGGAGAATCTTGTCGTCAATGCGATCAAGTTCCGAGGGCAGGAGGCGCCAAGGGTCCACCTGTCCGCCAATCAACGCGACAGTGAATGGGTGTTCTCGGTGCGTGACAACGGCATAGGGATCGATCCGCATATGCAGGATGAGGTGTTCCACATGTTCCACCGATTGCATAATGACAATGAATATGAGGGCACCGGCATCGGTCTGGCGATCTCGAAGAAGATCGTCGAACGACATGGCGGCAGAATATGGTTCGAGAGCGAACCAGGCAAGGGAACGACCTTCCTTTTTAGTCTGCCCGTCGTCCAGAGAGGACCTGGTTGA